From Cannabis sativa cultivar Pink pepper isolate KNU-18-1 chromosome 8, ASM2916894v1, whole genome shotgun sequence, a single genomic window includes:
- the LOC133030464 gene encoding uncharacterized mitochondrial protein AtMg00310-like, with amino-acid sequence MGIQEAAENSKYLGLPSSVGRNKNVVFGFVKDKVHKRIQTWDNKFLSRAGKKVLIKSVVQALPTYTMNVFLIPVGICNDIERAISQFWWRSSSKKGIHWMNWDKLSAHKANGGMGFRDFRDFNLALLAKQGWRLLTCGDTLMGKIFKARYFSTGSFLSATLGSNPSYIWRSVLEAQDLVRAGVRKMVGDGSTTNILVDPWLADELNPFIESRHPALVGNSVKSLMKPDEIEWDDEVILDVLTERDQALVFKIPLS; translated from the coding sequence ATGGGCATTCAGGAGGCAGCTGAGAATAGCAAGTACTTGGGACTCCCAAGTTCGGTTGGAAGAAACAAAAATGTCGTCTTTGGTTTTGTGAAAGACAAGGTGCATAAACGAATTCAAACCTGGGACAACAAGTTTCTTTCTAGAGCGGGTAAAAAAGTGCTTATTAAGTCAGTTGTTCAAGCCCTCCCAACTTACACTATGAATGTCTTTCTCATCCCCGTTGGCATTTGTAATGATATTGAGCGAGCTATTAGCCAATTTTGGTGGCGATCTTCTTCTAAGAAGGGAATTCATTGGATGAATTGGGATAAGCTTTCGGCTCACAAAGCTAATGGTGGAATGGGGTTTCGAGACTTTAGAGATTTTAACCTTGCATTATTGGCTAAGCAAGGGTGGAGACTCCTCACTTGTGGTGATACATTGATGGGGAAAATTTTTAAAGCTCGCTACTTCTCTACGGGGTCTTTTCTTTCGGCTACTCTTGGTTCTAATCCAAGTTACATTTGGAGGAGTGTTCTTGAAGCCCAAGACTTGGTTCGGGCTGGGGTTAGGAAGATGGTTGGCGATGGATCTACAACGAACATTTTGGTGGATCCGTGGCTAGCTGATGAGTTGAATCCGTTTATTGAATCTCGGCATCCAGCTCTTGTTGGTAACTCCGTAAAGTCTCTTATGAAGCCCGATGAAATTGAATGGGATGATGAGGTGATTTTGGATGTGTTAACCGAGCGAGATCAAGCTTTAGTCTTCAAAATTCCACTCTCATAA